Genomic window (Drosophila sulfurigaster albostrigata strain 15112-1811.04 chromosome 2R, ASM2355843v2, whole genome shotgun sequence):
GGCCATGGCCAAAATGATGGCGACTATTGTGTCATTGGAGAGCGTATCCTGAACACTAAAAAACATTATAGATTCATAGTCACTGATGAACCAACCGCCGCGTAATTCCTGCGGCGCAGTGCTGAGCTGCTGTTGAAACCAGCTCTCGACGCTCTCGTAAAACACTTTCATATTGCTATAGATGGTACTATAGCTTATGTTCGAATCGAACTCAATGATTAGCGCCTTAACAAGCAGTTGCATTGATGTCGACTCCATGCTTAGActttcgttgctgctgctctccaAATAGCCAAGATCGGTTCGACTGGGTGCAGCAGCAAACCTGGGAcccgctttgctttgctgatAAAATCTTGTCTCCCATAGATTGGATATGCATTGAGGTAAACACAGCTCAAATATATGTGGTTCGTAGGGGAATTCGGCAGCGCAGCAGGGCGTTGAGTTCGTGTGTGTTGAGTCCATGTCATCAATGCATCTAAGCGAAGAAGAAAGCAGTTTAAATAGTGTctttaaaacattaataatttaaattacctGCGCTCCATAAAACGTATAAAATTCTCGATAAAACAGTTGGGCAACAAGAAGCCAAAAGTCGCTTGATAAAACGGCTGCTGTCGCACGTTTTGGCAAAAGTTACGCAGCCAAATCTGTGACTCTTTGCtagatatattaaaattattgtcaTAGTGTAGGTTGCCATGTGAATTGGGATTCGTATAGTCGCCATCGTCCATCGCCTCTACGCCCCAAACGAAACGCATGCTCATATTGAAATTCTCCACTGCTTGCAGTGTCTTTTCAAACCAAAACAGATGACGCAGCTTCGAATAGATCTCAAAGGGATGATGTGAGACAAACAGCTGAAAATGTGGTTTCTCCGGCAGCTGCAGTCCCGGATACCAAAACACAATTATTGCACTGCCTGTGCCCAGTATTGCAAAGATGATTAGCCATAAGAATGCATAGTTCATAATGCTGTGTGTGATGCGCTCCTCGAACAGTTCACAAAATCGATTAATTGACTTCTTGCAAGCGTTGATTAGCTTCTGTAACAGATGCTGCTGGCAGGACATGCGACTAGCAAACAGACGCTCCATAATTGAAACCGATGCCGGCAGCCAGGTAATCATCAGCAAATAGTTCGTCACCACAACAGTACCAGCAAAAATGCTAAGAAAATAGGCAATATTAGTGACACACTAAATAAAGATAATCGAAGGCTTACCCAAAACATTTGATGGCTATGATTGAGCTGCTATATGAAGCAAAGAAAGCACCCGCTGTTGTCACCGAGGTAACAAACATCGAGGCAGCCGCATGTCGCATTGTCAGTGCCATAAGATTCTCCAATGTTTCCGTGTGCTCATTATGCTCCAAAGGTGTGGGTAGCGTTGACTGTGTGTTCAATGTGCTGCTCTTGCTAAAACGTTCGGCCAGCACACATTGCCAGATCTTTAGGAACAAGAAGACATCATCGGCACCAATGCCAATGATCACCACAACGGCCAACAGATTCATATATGGGAAGAAGCTGAACTCAAAGACCAATGTGTAGACAAAGTAAGCCAATCCCAGCGAAAAACAAATCGCTAGGCACGACATCACGGTGATAAACGCTGATCCAGTGTACAACCAGACGCAGGCGAGCACAAAAAGACCTCCGAGTGAGACCAGCCAAACATCCGTGAGCAGCAGTTCGCTAAAAAGTTCGTTCTCCAAGCCCAAATCCATGCCTATGACTTCGACGAGTTCGTTGCTCAGATCACTAGAAATATAAACATAGTAGTTAcgattaatataaataaatcggAGATACTAGcacattataaatttaaaataaattttgttacaaaacttttcaattcaACATGACTGATGAAAGACCATCCCTCACACGCAGCGAACGCTTGGCCGCTGTCGATGTCAATGATCTGCTGCCCAAATGCATTGTGAAGCGCACAGTTACCAAAAAGGACTTTGTGGATCACATGCATGATGGTGTCAGTCACAAGCCAAAGAAGATATTTCGCTACCAAACCGATCCGGCGCTAATCTCTGGCCACTATGCCAACAATCTCAAGGTGAACAACATTGAGATTAAGACACGCACCTGGCCATATGCCATGGATTGGCGCGAGGATTATCGTCAGTTCTTGAGACGGACTAAGTGGTGCAACGAAGAGATTTACAAGCTCTTTTTTGAGTGTCCTCCAGTGCGCTACGATCAAGTTGAAGCTTACTTGAAGGACTTGCGTAAAACTATTTATTGGTCGGATTATTCACCTGATGAATACGTTTCGCTGATTAGTCAGAAAACTATTAAACCTAGCGACTCTGCTGACAGCAAAACGCAATCGAAGGATATTCAAACGACTTATGGCAATTATTACAATCGTCTGCAAGAATTGGGCgataatttttacaaaaagaAACCAATTCCCAAGGATATGTCGTTGGACGAATTTCGTGAGAATATGCGCAAGCTGTTTCGCAAATATGATTTGAGCACATACTTTGAGGAAGTGTGTGTGCCAGCTCTAGTTACTGCCAAGGATGGCAAGATGCCTGCAGGACCCATTGATCGTTATACATTGCGTAGATATTAGAAACTTACACGTGTTCCCATTCGTGAAATAGCGTCAGGATGCGATTAGATCGTGCAATTGGCACAAAAATCATGGCGTACTTCAAATAAACATTTGTGTCCTGCAAAGCAGTAAAGTACATTAGTAAAGCAAATTGTTAAAACTGCTTTCAGCTACTTACATTGGGTTTAATGAAGCCGTAGTCAGTGAGAAAGTTCAGCACACTGAACACAATATCCGCATGACGCGTACATTCCTCAGGTGCATAGCAACGATTTAAGGTATTGCAGTTCATGTCAATCTTCAGATCGTGATAATACTCAAAGCAATTGATGAGCAGCGTTTGCAGCAGGGCAACGTCCTCTGTGTTCAGATCGAAACACGAACTTTTATTGGCCAACAAAGTGGCATAATTGGGCAACGACCAAGGCCGACAACAGTTGGATGTCACTTCTGCTTCTGATCCTTCTCTTTCACAGAACGCCTGATAGCTTTTCACCGAACTAATTTGCTCCTGTAACTGACACATGGCCAGCATGCCATTCAAATCGAACAACGAATCGGTGGCATTGGGTCCAATGCGTTGCACCACAAAATGAGCATAACGTTTGTGCGGCGAAGAATCACAGAAAAAGCCCTCAATCGATTCCTTCGCCGCTTTGGCCTCCGGCCAACCCAAATCGTTGGGAAGCGTTGCCTGCTTCAGCATGCGCCAtctgctgctcttgctctgCATACGCTCACGATGCTCATCCTCATCGACAAACGTTGTGTTGTGTCCATATTCAATGGTGGATGCACcattgttgctactgttgctgtcgttggtGATCTCGTAGTCACGTATTTGTCCATCCAGCCATTTGTTCTCACTTGAAGTCGGTCGCTTGGTGGCCTTCAGTCGCTTGTTGAGCACCATCATTTTGTTGGCCATATCATCGTGTTGATTCTtcttgttgccgttgttgtgcTCCTTGcgtttcttattgttttttgcgCCGCTGCTGTTTTTTGTGCCGCTTGTGGTTAGGATGCTGCCTATGCTGGAGCTGCATCTTCTGCAGCAGATCCGATGGATTGGAGAATAAGGCGCCATTGCCATCACATTCCTGTTCCAGATTATGCCAAGAGGTCAAACGTTTGCCTATCGCAGTGCCGCGCGATTCGAAGCCCTGTGGTGCGTGTGTGTAGATAGTATGAGCATGCGTAGAAATGATTTATTGTGCTGGGGACACTCTACTTACCAAGGTGGGGTCACTGAAGTCGGGCAGGTCGTTCAATATCAGTGCCACAATAATGCAGGCCACACAATAGACGGCTATGGAAATAACCACCAGATACGGTCGACGTGCCAACACATGATAATACCAATTCATCTTCTCCGAGTCGAAGCACAACATGCCGAGGCAATTGCAACACTCGTCGTCCTTCGTTCTTCGTCTTCGTTCGATTCGCAATTTCAatgcattcaatttgatttcatatttttttttttttttggttcagTGCACCAACAAAATTGGAGTCACAGCATTTCTTCACATAATAACCTTGATGGCTcttatatgcatgtgtgtgtgtgtgtaatacgATGGCGGGTGTCCTTTGTTGAGCACGCAGAGGGGCCGGGGGCagtgctattgttgttgtttatgttatAGATACTGCTGTCTGGACCTCTTGCCTTTGTGagttttttctaatttatttttctgtctTCTCTTAGCTCATCTGTGGTTCTCGTATACAAAATTCTCTTGATGGGAGGTCGTCAAATGAATTAACattgtttgtttaaataaacacACGCGAAATAAACCACACGCTGAGAAACAAAACTtcgaaatgaataaaaaattgttaaacatcGATTTTCTATGGcaaacatcgatgttttttgCAGCCAAaataatatgttaattgaatattatgaattttattcattatttgttttttattatcttcTAAAATGAGCTTTCTGTTGTATTGAACACCTGTGTCACGGTGTGACCACTAGCAAAAATTTTATGACAACCGTTTTAACGTCGATTTGATATACCAAAGTATGGTTTTGCCTTGATATCGATAGATACCTAGGACAATGTCTTATCGATTTCTGTTTTATATTCTGCCAGGGCTACAGTTGCAATCAGCTGACGGATATAGTCATCGCCTATTGAAACAGCTGGCttcgcttttattattttttcaaacaaaacaattttctaaaagatataaatacaattcCTTTCGAAAATGCGGCGTCGCGTGGGTTTGGGTGCCatacagcaacaaaagttAGCTGCTGAGAAATACAAGGATAAGGGTGCTGATCTGCAGGAATCACAATTGGAACAAATGACCAAACAAATGGAAGTTTTTCGCAATAAATTGGAAGAGTTTGCCATGAAACACAAGGAAGACATACGTAAAAAATTCGCAATTCCGTAAGCAGTTCCAGGAGATGTGTGCGGCCATTGGCGTGGATCCCTTGGCTACTGGCAAAGGTTTTTGGAGTGTGCTCGGCATGGGAGATTTCTATTATGAGCTCAGTGTGCAGGTTGTTGAAGTCTGTTTGGCAGCCAATCACAAAACTGGCGGTCTTATGGAGCTGGATGAACTCCGTCGGCGCTTAATCGCTGCGCGCGGTCAAAGTGCTGTGCATCAGGAGATTACCAAGGAGGACATACTGATGGCCGCCAAGAAACTGAGTATCTTTGGCAACGGGTAAGCTAGCCATTTCAATTAAGTTCGActtaatgtttatatttgtatgcAGGTTTGTTATACATAAGCTGGGGAAAGGCAAATACATGGTGCAATCAATCCCAGGCGAGCTTAGCATGGAGGAAACTAACATACTCAGCGCTGCATCTAATACAGAATTAGGCAGCGTCACGCAATCTCAGCTTATGAAGGATTTGGGGTAAGCTTGGTTTGCCTTAAGCTGCGAATGTCGGTAACTTACGTTTTCCTTGCAGCTGGACTGATTATCGTGCCAAGCAGGCCTTGGACAAGGTTTTGGGTGAGGGACTCTGCTGGATTGATAAGCAATCAGATGAGCCCAGTTACTGGTTCCCCAGTTTGTTTCCCGGTCGCAATGCACAGCTTACTGCCACATAGTTGaaattaaatcatatttatttaactactataaaatataagtttttATGTTCACTATTTCAATATGCCAATGCCATCGCCAGCGGCGCCACTCTTGAGTAGCTCATTTTCGGCCTTCAGATCACAGTTTTCCTTGCGCACATTTTCGAACTCCGCCTCGAATCTGTTTGTCAAATCATGCAACAAATATCTGTAGTGTGATTTGAGTTTCTTATTGGCCTGCATGTAATCCTCAAGCTGAGGATCGTAGTTCTTTTTGCTGTGTAACGAAAAgttaatatataacttattTGTAAAAGTAACATGTGGCTTACCTCGTTAAGTGATGTTCTTTCTGAGCGTATTGTTCCATTTCCGTAACTCGCTTGTTGCAGGACTCGACATGCGCCGCAAGtttctcattttgttttaGAGTCTCTTCATACTTGAGACTAATGCGATTGTAGCGCGCTTCGATAGACTCCATCATGGACTTGTTCTCGGCAATTTGATGGTTAAGCTGCAGTTGAGTTAATGTTTAGATAATGGCTTGTAAACTGGGCAATCAACAAACCTTTTCGCGCAGTGATTGTATCATTTTATCCTTCTTCGATAGCTTCGAGCGCAGCTGATCGACTTCGTTATCCACACGCTTGGCGGCTTCGTCCATAACGTTGCCAATATTGGTGGCCAGTTGAGTAGCTTCCTCCTTGTAGGTTTCGGCTAACCTTTCCGCCTCGATCTTCTCACGCTCGGTAGCCTCGTTAATACTAAGAGCTTCTTGCACCTTGCGCATGGCCGTCTCTTCGCGTTTTGTGCTCTTCTCCAGCAAGGATTGAGTATATTTCAATGCTCTGTCAAGTTCCTTTAGCTGCTTTTGCATTGTTGCGATCTTGGCTTGGCTTTCTTCGCGATTCTCGTTGTCTTGACGTCGCCTATTGAGTTCAGTTTGCAGTGTTTCAATCCTTTCGCCATCTCGTACTTTATGCTGATGCAACGCCTTGATGACACTCGTCTGAGTGCGTATGTCTTCCTGCTGCAAAGTTAACTTTT
Coding sequences:
- the LOC133838183 gene encoding LOW QUALITY PROTEIN: protein dispatched-like (The sequence of the model RefSeq protein was modified relative to this genomic sequence to represent the inferred CDS: deleted 1 base in 1 codon), translating into MLCFDSEKMNWYYHVLARRPYLVVISIAVYCVACIIVALILNDLPDFSDPTLGFESRGTAIGKRLTSWHNLEQECDGNGALFSNPSDLLQKMQLQHRQHPNHKRHKKQQRRKKNKKRKEHNNGNKKNQHDDMANKMMVLNKRLKATKRPTSSENKWLDGQIRDYEITNDSNSSNNGASTIEYGHNTTFVDEDEHRERMQSKSSRWRMLKQATLPNDLGWPEAKAAKESIEGFFCDSSPHKRYAHFVVQRIGPNATDSLFDLNGMLAMCQLQEQISSVKSYQAFCEREGSEAEVTSNCCRPWSLPNYATLLANKSSCFDLNTEDVALLQTLLINCFEYYHDLKIDMNCNTLNRCYAPEECTRHADIVFSVLNFLTDYGFIKPNDTNVYLKYAMIFVPIARSNRILTLFHEWEHVDLSNELVEVIGMDLGLENELFSELLLTDVWLVSLGGLFVLACVWLYTGSAFITVMSCLAICFSLGLAYFVYTLVFEFSFFPYMNLLAVVVIIGIGADDVFLFLKIWQCVLAERFSKSSTLNTQSTLPTPLEHNEHTETLENLMALTMRHAAASMFVTSVTTAGAFFASYSSSIIAIKCFGIFAGTVVVTNYLLMITWLPASVSIMERLFASRMSCQQHLLQKLINACKKSINRFCELFEERITHSIMNYAFLWLIIFAILGTGSAIIVFWYPGLQLPEKPHFQLFVSHHPFEIYSKLRHLFWFEKTLQAVENFNMSMRFVWGVEAMDDGDYTNPNSHGNLHYDNNFNISSKESQIWLRNFCQNVRQQPFYQATFGFLLPNCFIENFIRFMERRCIDDMDSTHTNSTPCCAAEFPYEPHIFELCLPQCISNLWETRFYQQSKAGPRFAAAPSRTDLGYLESSSNESLSMESTSMQLLVKALIIEFDSNISYSTIYSNMKVFYESVESWFQQQLSTAPQELRGGWFISDYESIMFFSVQDTLSNDTIVAIILAMAASLVVLLCFTLNLIISIYAVITVSLTIFNTVAVLILLGWQLNILESIAVSTAIGLAVDFSLHYGIHYRLAPSKERVAATQFVLSRIIGPTVMAAATTGFAGGIMMASNILPYIQIGVFLVVVMVTSWLYATFFLMSMLKVAGPQYGFMQLGWPKLRKRRTAKANKFYERKPSQIIASEQLLTPTSSAIVEMANSETHELESLNSNSQIKTISGTESGHTLPALPVDFEHSFQTVH
- the LOC133838191 gene encoding uncharacterized protein LOC133838191 encodes the protein MTDERPSLTRSERLAAVDVNDLLPKCIVKRTVTKKDFVDHMHDGVSHKPKKIFRYQTDPALISGHYANNLKVNNIEIKTRTWPYAMDWREDYRQFLRRTKWCNEEIYKLFFECPPVRYDQVEAYLKDLRKTIYWSDYSPDEYVSLISQKTIKPSDSADSKTQSKDIQTTYGNYYNRLQELGDNFYKKKPIPKDMSLDEFRENMRKLFRKYDLSTYFEEVCVPALVTAKDGKMPAGPIDRYTLRRY
- the LOC133838190 gene encoding LOW QUALITY PROTEIN: vacuolar-sorting protein SNF8 (The sequence of the model RefSeq protein was modified relative to this genomic sequence to represent the inferred CDS: deleted 1 base in 1 codon); the encoded protein is MRRRVGLGAIQQQKLAAEKYKDKGADLQESQLEQMTKQMEVFRNKLEEFAMKHKEDIRKNSQFRKQFQEMCAAIGVDPLATGKGFWSVLGMGDFYYELSVQVVEVCLAANHKTGGLMELDELRRRLIAARGQSAVHQEITKEDILMAAKKLSIFGNGFVIHKLGKGKYMVQSIPGELSMEETNILSAASNTELGSVTQSQLMKDLGWTDYRAKQALDKVLGEGLCWIDKQSDEPSYWFPSLFPGRNAQLTAT
- the LOC133838186 gene encoding interaptin; amino-acid sequence: MTQEADNYVFSNCAEQVAECVERLVRQTNEDLRNFREEQSGLRAHISSILDENRNLSTQLGKYTRMPYASDMEELQQQLRLSNDALVQAKAQIDALKKDRHCLNQINECSQRTIKNLETELQNYRQQLSKGDKQQMYDKSIKMLEQKLTLQQEDIRTQTSVIKALHQHKVRDGERIETLQTELNRRRQDNENREESQAKIATMQKQLKELDRALKYTQSLLEKSTKREETAMRKVQEALSINEATEREKIEAERLAETYKEEATQLATNIGNVMDEAAKRVDNEVDQLRSKLSKKDKMIQSLREKLNHQIAENKSMMESIEARYNRISLKYEETLKQNEKLAAHVESCNKRVTEMEQYAQKEHHLTSKKNYDPQLEDYMQANKKLKSHYRYLLHDLTNRFEAEFENVRKENCDLKAENELLKSGAAGDGIGILK